The genomic segment aaacgatACAGGGACGCACACGCATACCTGCACTGGCAGTAGTGGTACATATACTGTTTCATGCTGTTCACGCGAGGCTCTGGGCTGTTCGTCATCCTGAACAATCAATTGCTCCCAGCAAAGCTATTAAAATTTGGCAAGCTCCAAAATGCTACGCTGATACACATTTTTACATAAAAAAAAGTCGATAcgtagacatgcatggccCCGCCGATCCGTTTATTGTGTATAACCTAATTTCAGGAAGGAAACTACCGGAAtcaagacagaggagaggttCACGGGCGGAATTCCCCTGTCATTCTCTTAGGTGAAGCTGTACGCGTGTGCAAGCACCAGTAGGGGAAGAGCTACGCAGAAACTACATGCACATCGGTACAATGAAGAAGCTACCATGCGCGTCATTAGACGGTGTCAATGTGACACGCTGAGATGAGAGCACTTCTTAGAGCTAGTTAACAACGTCTGCCTGAAACAAAAATATAAGGAACACCGGGACGTGAAACAGATGAGCGTCGGAGGAGAGTTACGTAGTCTTACCAGGCAGAGGTTTGGTGTATGTTCGCTTGAGAAGAAGatcttcagcttcttcttctttctgtttgtaTCGTAGAATGAACCGCTTGAACGTCTTCAAATCGAAGAACCGTCTCGGCTTTGGCCGAACTGGAATATCGACTAGAGATTTTGCGTTGCTCCCGAGAACAAGACCTACGCTGCTTCGACTGCGGCCTGCAGTTCCACCGCCCGCGGCAGCCGCAAAAGAGCGTCGAgcggagcagagaaagaaatggGCACCTACCTGGTAACCACGGTTCAGGCCGAATACACGAGGAGGCATCTCGAGAAAGTATTGACCAGGTGACCCGCTTCGCGGACGACATCCAGTTTCGTCGTTcttgccttctttcctcctgtgAACTGGAGGACGCGTTGGCGAACGAGTAGAATTCAAGTGGGGACGggaaaatgaagaaaacgacgggcacgaagacgaagaagacagtgaTAGTacgcagggagaagagagcaccgaggcaggagaaaaagcaaaggaaGCCGGGGCAGATCTAGctcgagagacaaagggCGAGACTGAGAGCAAACTCGCAGACACAAGgcaaggaaaacgagaacgcAGGAAGCCAGAAGACTTTGACCGGTGTCCGTCCACAGAACATATACCAAACTGATGGTGGGGCGATGGTGGAACCGTTGGAGGCATGGACGGAATTCTTGCCGCAGTTGCCGTTCGTTCTCCTttggagacaagagagaaatcgCGTGAGAAACATCGGATATGGGCCCAGAAATCCAGGTCACGGCCGGCATACTGACAACGCGGAAAAGACGCCATAGGGAAGATATGCGATGGCGGAGGGCGGGACGAAAGCTGGTCACCAGCCCGCGTGTAGCGACCCCCTCGCCTAATTGTCAGCTGAATGCCCGGGCGCGAAAGCGAGCATGTAAACGTGTCTACAGGAGATTCGGTTAGCAAGGTACTCTTCTGCGGAGGAAGGTTGCAGCTAGAAGTAGatgcagaaaggaaagacacgGGCGAAACCCAAGGCCTTGAATACGAAAGCGCTCTAGCAGGTGTCTCCATCGACAGACCTGCTGGCTTCGGCCGCTGCAGGCGGTGGACAATTCGTGGAAGCAACCCGCGTTCCACTACTGCCATTTTCTTCCCTGGTTACAACCCACAGTAAAAAAACGAATGCAGCATCCTCCAGATGATCCAAGGGCCGAAATACGTCTCAGAAAGGAACACGGCTGCACAGTCTTCCTGCTGGTGATGCGAAGCGTGCAGGGACGGAAGCTGCGCGTGACCGGGGACCAGCTGCGCAACAACTGAGGGACCAGCTATAATGACACTGACGGATTGACCATGTAGGGGCAACTACGAAAAAATCATAAGATCATAAAGCCTAACAGAAGGACTTCTTGACGTGCCGTGCCCCAGGGATTCGCCCTGAAGTTGCTCTGCGGAGCACATGCAGACATGCGTTGACGTTTTACCGGATGGCGGGCCAGATTGAAGCCAGGTGACATAGAGGCGGCGAACATGAAGTTTTGCGGTTTAGAAAACAGAAAGTTTCACACGGAGGTATGCtgggcgagaaggagaaccaAGTtaaagcgacagaagagaagagggctCGCTGACCTAAACCGCTGACCAAACTCGTCAAATATCCGACAGGGCCCGCATGCGCGTCCCGCCGCCCTCTTTGTATACGGCACACGCGTGACATTGGGTCGCTTCAAGAGAACGACGCATCCCGGGATGCGAAATCAAGCGAAACACACTCCTGAATTAACGATTCAGTTACTTCCTAATACAGAGGCTAATAACATACAGACGGACCACATGCGACCGTAGGTACGCTCTTTCATGGGGTAAACTCACCCACTGGTGTCTTCATCAGATGCCTTCATAGCTACGCCAAATTCGATCACAATTGAAACCTCGGGTTTCCCACTGTTCCCTGCTAGGTGTATTGCCACTCTATATGCGTACTTTTGCGAACCCCGATACTGCATGAAGCAGACCTTTATTCGGTTGCACACAACGAACATCGAGTATGGTTGTTCCCCTCGTGGTTTTCAGTCCTACGGAATCAAGCCCAGAACACCGACACCGAGCCTCGATCTGTATACACAACACAATCGTATTTTTTACTGCATTGAGACGATAGTTGTGGCATCTATGTGAGACTACCGCTGCATCGTTCGGCGGCTGTGACGGCGAACGAGGAACGCGGTGCGGCGCCTCGTCGCCGGTGACACCAGCTGAGAATGGTGACTCGGTGACCAATTTTTTagcaaagaagagaataGCCACGGGATGCTTGCAACCTAAGGCGTATATTCTGTACCGAAAAAAACTTCTAAGTGTCCACTAGGAGCAAAAGACGCATGGTGAAACTCCATAACATCCCAGCTTGTTCGCGTTAACGTGGTTCATGTGACTTAATAGAACCACCCGGTGACAAAGCCTCTTTTTGCTGTCCCTAAAGAATTTTTTTCGGTAGCGGATCAGTACAACAGGATGTAATATTGTAATCGTGACTGCAGGTAGATGCTTCGCCGTGTTGCAATAAAATATGAGAATAATGCTTTTCCGAACAACTTGTCGTGTACGAAATAAATGCTCGTTGCACCGGTGTGTCGGCGACCGCATTAAGCCGTAGTGTTCTTCTCTGACATTGCAAAAGGAGATGGGCAGACCAATCGAACATCCGAAAATGAAAACAAAGCGAGGACAGGTGTTTCTTGAGTAAATCATTCGAATTCCATCGCTACACGGCAGAAAAGTTTCCGAAATGTTTTTTGCTACAGCGGAGCTTGTGATTCGCATTGCCTGGTTTTACTGCCCCCTTCGTGCTCACAAAAAGGACGAAGCTGCAAAGAGCCTTTTCGGCCCGGAGGAACGAGAATGAGCGACAGCACTGTTGACATAGTCGAGATATGATGCATGGGAAAAAGTTCTTAAGTGGAAAAGGCATTTGACGCATACGGTGGTCGTTGCCTCTTGCTTCTGAGTTACAGTCTCAGTgaaacagagagatagaaCAAGCGCGTCGACATGCGCTTGTAACAGAAGTGAAGGACAGGATTCGACCAAGAAAGGGTAAAACGCTCAGCATCAGGAACTACCCGTTTTTTGGTGATTGACCGTATACCATGAGTGAcgacagacgagacaggTCCCGAAGTAAGCTTGACGCCTCCAGCGCTTCATCCAGGATTCTGAGAGACACAACCACAACGGTGCAGAAACACAGTAGCGTTGGATTTATTGATGGCTCACCGGAAGGCTGAATCGAACTCCATCGCTTTGTTTCCCAGAATACTCAAACGCCGCTCAGCCCGACACGTTCAAGGAGCAGTGCGGAAAACAATCTGACTCTGTGCACCTTTCGTCGGAAAATGACCAGACGCAGACTCCGATAGTTGTCATCTGGGAGAAGTTCGGAGCttcgaagaggaaagaactgATGTTTTTCCTCTGCCGTGTCCAAGACGCGAGCGCCACAGATCGGGCGTACGTGCATCTTGACACTGTTATAGCTGCTGAGGCTGCCTAGTTGCAAACAGTACCTTTTTCAGTCAACGAGGTAACATAGAAGGATCAATAACACCAATAATACATATATCGCTGTTCTCGATGGAACACACTTGGATGCAAGGGCGTGCACAGCCTGGCATGTTGTCCCTCGCCAGTAATAGGACACGGCGTTTCGCATACGGGGAAGCAGCGACGATAGACCAGATAAAAGTGCCCATATCAAGACGAGCTTACGGTGCCAGGTTGGGACTTGGGGAGGCTCTCGACGAA from the Toxoplasma gondii ME49 chromosome IX, whole genome shotgun sequence genome contains:
- a CDS encoding hypothetical protein (encoded by transcript TGME49_288990), yielding MAVVERGLLPRIVHRLQRPKPAGLSMETPARALSYSRPWVSPVSFLSASTSSCNLPPQKSTLLTESPVDTFTCSLSRPGIQLTIRRGGRYTRAGDQLSSRPPPSHIFPMASFPRCQYAGRDLDFWAHIRCFSRDFSLVSKGERTATAARIPSMPPTVPPSPHHQFGICSVDGHRSKSSGFLRSRFPCLVSASLLSVSPFVSRARSAPASFAFSPASVLSSPCVLSLSSSSSCPSFSSFSRPHLNSTRSPTRPPVHRRKEGKNDETGCRPRSGSPGQYFLEMPPRVFGLNRGYQVGAHFFLCSARRSFAAAAGGGTAGRSRSSVGLVLGSNAKSLVDIPVRPKPRRFFDLKTFKRFILRYKQKEEEAEDLLLKRTYTKPLPEGWTVLTFLEKINIGENAEDIAAAFSSWTDLANATIDVLQSVEGMTNQQRRLIVKHVRLYNHGLWPENSYEDYIDKFQAPPLENENKEWTEADDARLLELAAQYDVSFGDPWLYISWEMQRDFVDVQTRYEQLVTIPKNKERHCEAVLTKCTKPLFFSRYFKLLPSMLYVIPSKAHFNTAPVQPFYLPTPFAAYRRNDCFRQLHSSPSVDPNKKEDL